The proteins below are encoded in one region of bacterium:
- a CDS encoding energy transducer TonB has translation MTIAGTLLRSGADEKRLRQAAGIALALEFLFFLALGSGHWSFLRDTFDPAGYVEAQIVQLPANAHLTGAEAVQVEEEVIFSRKQSRKKRVEKKELPKAPEKNQVDAGPDLGPTHGPVAIYAPAPVIPAYLRDQNLKTHVVIEFLITAQGVVTPRLLDPSGNDELDAIALKTASKWRFKPATNANVAIDSKTRLRILFEVY, from the coding sequence ATGACGATCGCGGGCACCCTGTTAAGATCGGGAGCCGACGAAAAAAGACTCCGCCAAGCGGCCGGGATCGCCTTGGCCTTGGAATTCCTTTTTTTCCTCGCGCTGGGATCGGGGCATTGGTCCTTTTTGAGGGATACCTTCGATCCGGCCGGCTATGTGGAGGCCCAGATCGTCCAATTGCCCGCCAATGCCCACTTGACCGGAGCTGAAGCCGTCCAGGTCGAGGAAGAAGTGATATTCAGCCGGAAGCAAAGCCGCAAAAAAAGGGTCGAAAAAAAAGAACTTCCCAAAGCCCCGGAGAAGAACCAAGTGGATGCCGGACCCGATTTGGGGCCGACCCATGGACCGGTAGCGATCTATGCCCCGGCCCCGGTCATTCCCGCTTATTTAAGGGACCAAAACCTTAAAACCCATGTGGTCATTGAATTTCTGATCACGGCCCAAGGTGTCGTGACACCACGGCTTTTGGATCCGAGCGGCAATGATGAGTTGGACGCCATCGCCTTAAAAACAGCGTCGAAGTGGCGATTTAAACCGGCGACCA